Part of the Prevotella communis genome is shown below.
CTATTCTATCGGTAATGATGTGTACAACTATCAGCGCTCACTGCTCGAGGGTGGCTCTCGTTTCTACAACCAGACCACGGCCATGCTGACTCGCTGGACTGGTGAGAACCAGCAGACCAATATGCCTCGTATCAGCTATGGTGATCCTATGGGTAACAGTCGTTTCAGTGACCGTTGGATTGAGGATGGCAGCTACCTGCGCCTGAGCAATGTCACACTGAGCTATTCTATCCCCATCCGTAGTACCTATCTGCAGGGCATCACGCTCTGGGGCGGTGCCTATAATCTCTTCACCATTACCCGTTATCTGGGTAGTGATCCCGACTGTGGCGTAAGTGGCAATGCCTTGTTGCAGGGTATCGACCGTGGCTTGCTGGCCAACGCCCGTTCTTTCGCTCTTGGTGTGAAGGTGAACCTCTAAGTGTAAATTGAAAATTGATAATTGAAAATTGAAAATTATGAATATCAAGGTATATAATAAATGGATGATAGGCGTTGGCTGTTTGTTGATGGCTACCAGTGTGATGTTTTCTTCCTGCGCTGATTTGATGGAGACCGACAGCGAGCTGGTGGAATATGAGAAGGATAATCATCTGGATTCACCCTCAGACAGCGTTTATAGCGTGATGGGTATTATCTATAAGCTTCAGACCATTGCTGACCGTACGGTCATCCTGGGTGAGGTGCGTGGTGACCTGACGACTGTCCAGGCTGCTGCTTCCAAGGATCTGAAGGCTGTAGCCAACTTCACTGTTGACACGGAGAATGCATATAACCGTATTAGTGACTATTATGCTGTTATCAATAACTGTAACTATTTCCTGACTAACGTCAAAAAGGACCTGGTACGCCATGACCGTACTGTTTTTGAACGTGAGTACGCTGCCGTCAAAGGTTTCCGCGCATGGACTTATCTGCAGTTGGCACAGATTTATGGTGAAGTTCCCCTGGTAACAGAGCCCCTGCTTACTGAGGAGGCTGCCCAGAATGCGATGAACCAGACACCTGTGGGCATTGATGAAATCTGCAAATATTTCATTGATGACTTGAAACCCTATGTGGACACACCTGTTCCTGGCTATGGTAATATTGATGAAAGACCTTCAAAGAAATTCTTCATCCCCATCCGTGCCCTGTTGGGCGACCTTTGCCTCTGGGCTGGTCGTTATGATGAGGCTGCAATGTATTATCACGACTATCTGGCCTTGCGTACAAGTCCTGTGACTACTGGTACGGCTCATGCCTTTTGGGATGATACGGATACCAAGGAGTTCCGTCTCGTCAACGACAACCTCTCTTTTGGCGGTAACGAGTGCTTGTGGGCTATCCCTATGGAGATTAATGAGTTTTACGGTATCCATAGCGAACTCGTGAATATCTTCAATTCTACAAGCTTGAATATGCAGTATGCCCAGGTGATGCCAACCCAGCAGCTCCGCGATTTGTCAGCATCATGTGACTATTGCTATATCCAGACAAAAGTAGATGGTTCTCTTGATACGCTTTATGCTCCCAGGGAGAATCTGACGAAGAAGGAATATCTGGGTGACTTGCGCCTTGGTGCTCTTTACTCGAATGTTGTAACTAGCGCAGACCGTTTCGGACGTGTTTCAAATGAATATCAGTATATCTATAAGTTCAGTTCTGAAGAGGTAGTTCTTTATCGCGCCAATATGGTTTACCTGCGTTATGCTGAAGCCCTGAACCGTGCAGGTTGTCCTCAGTCTGCTTTCGCAGTTCTGAAGTATGGACTCTATCCTGATATGGTCGCAAAGCATGTGGACAGCCTGGAGCAGGTGAAAGCCGGCACGCTTATCGACTTTGACGTGACATTGTTTACAAGCGAGAATACCCAGGGCATACATTCCCGTGGTTCTGGCAGCGCTGAGTGTGATACGCTCTACCGCATGCCGATGCCAGCCGCAGGTGAGGCTGCCACCCGTCAGGATACCATCAACTACCAGATTCCAAAGATTGAGGACATGATAATCAAGGAAATGGCATTGGAGGGTGCTTTCGAGGGCTATCGTTATTACGATTTGATGCGTGTGGCACTCCGCCGTAACGCTCCAGAATACCTTGCCGACCCCATTTCCAAGCAGAATGGAAAGGCGGATGATGCCCTGAGAGCCCTCTTGATGGACAAAAAGAACTGGTATTTACCTCGTCCGTAAGGCGACTATATACTTCATTTGTTTCCAACGGTTGTCAAATGGTTGCATTTTCGCAGAAAAAGTGATAAATGTTCAAAAACGTAAAGAAACGAAACATTTGATATAGTCTATAACGGAAAAAGGTCGTACTTTTGCATCGTCGATAAGACAAAGTGATGTTAGATGATAATAGTAATGATTCATTTTATAGTTATAGTTAGTAGTTGGATTTTAGTTTTGTAGTATATTAGTTATGGTAAAACTAATGCAAACGGTCACCTGTATGAGAATATCGGTGACCGTTTTGTTTTTGTCATTTTTAACCTGAGATTGTTATAAATGCCTGTTTTTGGCCTCATGAAACAAAAACAAAAGAAAAATTAACTTAATAAAAAGTTTTGTTTTCTTTTCTTTTTTGTATCTTTGCATCCGGATAATGCATGTTTTACCATAACGAACGTATGAAACGTACCATATTATTACTGCTCCTGTCAGTACTCTTTTCTGGGCTGTCTTATGCTCAGGCAGGATATTTTATTTCATCCGACCGCTTCTCCAGCAGTCTTATTTCTGATTTGTGTCAGGACCGTCAGGGTTCTGTATGGATTGGTACCGACTATGGCTTGAACCGTTTTGATGGCTACCGTTTCCAGACGTTTCTTCATGATGATAAAGATCCCAGTTCCCTTTCCGTTAATGTGGTGGTATCGTTGCTCAATGATCGTGAGGGACGCCTGTGGATAGGTACCAACCGTGGTCTGGATCGTTTTGATCATGATACGGAGACATTTGTACATTATCCATTCCCCAATAATATCCAACCTCGTGTGTCCAGCCTGTGCCAGAGCAAGGATGGCAGTATCCTGGTTGGTACATCGGGCTATGGCATCTTCAAATTAGGCCCAAGTGGCAAGTTGGAAGATGTTAATGCCAGTCGTCGAGAGATGTATTTCAGTCGCCTCTTTGAGGACAGTCGCGGCTGGGTATGGAAGAGCGGCTTTGATGAAGACATTGTGGTTTACGATGGTAAAAAAGTGACCCGTTTCAAGTCGCAGGTAGGTAATCCGCAAGGTTTCGTAGAACATGATGGCGAGGTACTTGTCGTTTGTCTGCATGGTTTCATGTCATACCGCAATGGCAAGATGGGTGTCGCCAATATTGATGTGAGTCAGGCTGTATCCCGTGAGGCCGTTTTCACCAATGTGTCTATTGATGAAGGAGGTAATATATATATAGGTACACGTGGTCAGGGACTTTACCGCCTGTCGTCAGACCATTCCCGCCGTTTGGAGCGTGTTGCTATAGATGCCTATGGCATTGACTCTAACACCGCAAAGGTCAGTAGCATTCTTTTTGACCGTAGCGGTAATATGTGGCTGGGCTGTCACCGCAAAGGCCTGCTGTTGATGCCCCTGCGTCCCATGCCGTTTAAGAATTGGAACTTCTTGTCTCAGGGAGTCAACCTTGGTTCTACGATATCTTCCGTTTGCGAAGGCGACAATGGTATGGTGTGGTGTACGGTACAGGGCGTAGGTATCTACGGCTTTAATACCGAGGGACGTGTCGTTGCCCATCCTGCATCACCGGATGCCGTGGAGTTTATTTTCCGTGACCGTCAGCAGCGTTATTGGGTGGGTACTGACGATGGCTTGTTTGCCTATGACCCCGTAACAGGCCGTTCAGAGCTGAAGGTGACATATGACTGTGACCGCTTTAATGATATGACCAGTGATTCCAGTGGCCGTATCTATATCTCCACCTATTCTCGTGGTTTCTGTATCTATGACCCTCAGACAGGTGATTTGCGCAACTATAATTTCTATCAGAATGACTCTGTGCGTGGTAGATTGTGCAATAACTGGATTATGGGCATGTCGTCCGATACGCAAGGATTGATATGGATGGCCACATCTTATGGCGTGTCTTGCTACGAACCCAGTACAGGCAGTTTCCGTTCGCAAGGATGGGAAACATTGCTCGAAGGTGTCGTATGCTTCGATGTCTGCGAATTACGTGGCGGACAGTTGCCCGACGGCCGTTCTCTCCGTGGCTTTATTGCCATTGGTACCGAACAGGGACTGTATCTCTACGACCGCAGGGCACATCAGGTGGAACGCTTCCCAGGCAGTGAACAGCTTAATAATAAGACAGTTTGTTATATCGTCCAGTCAAATGATAACAACCTGTGGTGCTCTACCTCACAGGGTATCTGGAAGTATCAGGTCAATTCGCATAATTTTATCGGTTATGTAGGAGGAAATGGCCTTACCCAGAAGGAATTCCTTTATGGTGTTGGTATGCACACGGATGAAGACCGTATCTTCTTCGCCCATAGTGATGGCCTCACGGTGTTCAATCCCAAGGATCTTAAGGATGATATCGCCTCTTTGGCACCTCTGCAACTGACAGGTGTGCTTGTCGGTGGTCGTGCTGTGACCTGTAATACCGAACTGAATGGTGTCATTGTTACAGATAAGCCGGTGAGCGAGAGTGATCATTTTACACTGAGCTATCTGGACCATACGATTACGCTGGGCTTCTCACAGATGAATTTCGATAATCCCATGAACGTGATTTTCGAATATCGTGTTGATGATGGTGACTGGATTCGTAATCCGGTTGGTGTCAATGAGTTTACGTTGAGCCACCTGCAGCCCGGTACTTATCATATCCATGTGCGTGCCCAGCAGGGTGGGGAATATACGCCAGAGAAAGAGGTCGTATTGGAGATACGTGCTCCTTGGTATCGCACCAAGCTGGCCTATTTCATCTATTTCGCCATCCTGATGTCCATAGGTATCTATGTCTTTGTGACCTATCGTCGTCGTGCTACCGAGCAGATGAACGAAGAAAAGATGAAATTCCTGATTAATGCCACGCACGATATCCGTTCGCCGCTGACATTGATTATGAGTCCGCTGGCCAACCTGAAACGTCGTCTTACCGGCACTGATCAGACGGATGCCCTGCGCGATATCGATACCATCGAGCATAATGCGAAACGTATCCTGAATCTGGTGAATCAGATCCTGGATGTACGTAAGATTGACAAGCAGCAGTTGCAGTTGCATTGTCAGCAGACGGATATGGTGAAATTCGTCAATGGCATCTGTAAGATGTACGAGTATAATGCCAGCGAGCGCAATATCACCTTCCGTTTCAATCATGAGGACGAACGCCTGGAGGCCTGGGTTGACCGTAGTCAGTTTGATAAGGTGGTAACCAATCTCCTTTCAAATGCCTTTAAGTACAGTTTCGATGGCGGTACGATAGATGTCAATCTCTCGCACGATGACAAGAATCTCAAGCTCCAGGTCGTTGATACCGGTGTGGGACTTGATGGTGACAGCCTGAAGCATATCTTTGACCGCTTCTATCAGGGCACCAACTCTTATCGCCTGCATATTGACGGTACGGGCATTGGGCTGAACCTCTGTAAGATGATTGTCGATATGCACCATGGTACTATCGAGGCTCGTAACCGTCAGGGTGAGAAGGGTTCTGTCTTTGAGGTCTGTCTGCCATTGGGTAAGGAACATCTGACGGAGCAGGAGGTTGTCGTGGAAACAGTTGACGCTCAACAGTCTCCCAATACCCAACACCTGACATCCAACAAACATCGTGTGCTGGTTGTTGATGATGATGAGGAAATCTGCCGTTATATCTCTACTGAACTAGGACGTTACTATAAGTTCACCACAAGTCCTAATGGTAAGGAAGGCATAAAAGAACTGCTCACAGGCGAATATGATGTCGTGGTGAGCGATGTGATGATGCCCGAGATGGACGGCTTCACCATGCTCCGCATGATTAAGACCAATGTCAATATCGCACATATCCCCGTGGTGATGCTTACTTCCAAGGCCGATGTGGCCAACCGCCTGGAGGGTCTCGAGCGCGGTGCAGATGCTTTCCTGGCCAAACCTTTCGACCTTGAAGAACTCCACATGGTGATTGAGAACCTGATCCAGGGTCGCCAGCGCCTGAAGGGTAAGTATAGCGGTGCCCAGCAGCAGGTGGATAAACTGGAACAGCCAGAGGTGAAGGGTAATGATGAACTGCTCATGGAACGTATCATGAAGGCGGTGAACAAAAACCTGTCGAATAGCGACTTCAATGTGGATATGCTGACACAGGAAGTTGGTATCAGTCGTGCACAGCTGCATCGTAAGATGAAAGAGATGACGGGTATCTCTACCTCAGAGTTTATTCGTAATATCCGATTGGAGCAGGCTGCCCGTCTGCTGCGTGAGCAAAAAATCAATGTCACGCAGGTGGCTTATACCGTAGGCTTCTCAAATCTGGCTCATTTCTCCACCATCTTCCGTAAACATTTCGGTATCGCACCGTCGGAGTATGCTGAGAAAAATGGTGAGGTAGATGCATAAAATACCCCGTTTTGATTTTATATAAACGTGAGTTTCTGATTCAGATACTCACGTTTTTCTTTCTATGTATCGTTGCAAAAGTATTTGCAATACGCGTATTTTTATGTTTTTGGACAAAAAACAAAGTCTATGAGACAAAAATCAAATAGTGTTCGCGCGATTCATATTAACTTTGCGGCGTTTAAAATCGAAACTATCATTTATTATTCACATTTTATTAACTTAATTATTAACTTAAAACTTTATGCACATGAGAAAAACTTACATGATGCTGCTCGCACTGGTGCTCACGATGTTGGGCGTCTCTGATGCGATGGCTCAGGAGAAGATTTATCGCGCAGAGCTCGATAAGTCGATGTTTAAGGCATGGACAAGCGATCAGCCTGGGGCTACCGAAGTAGAGAACCCTGAGGCTATTGATGTCTCGGATGAAAATCCGAATGGTACTCCATTCTCTTGCGACAACAATCTTTATAAGGAGATTGGTTCGTGGAGTGGTATCTTCGGTAATACTGCAGCTTACTATCTTTGGTATGCTGACATTACTGGTACCAAGAAGATGTACTTCAAGGGTACACCTGGTTTCAAATTCTATGTTCAGTTCAACCGTCAGGCTCCTGAGGAGGGCGGTGACGCCCATGGTGGTGCTATGGTTCAGCAGGAACTGACCATTGGTGACGATGGAACTGCTACTTATGACATTCCTGAGAGCATGACCTATGTTCACTTGAACTGTATCAAGACTAAGGGCATCGATGGTACCGGTATTCTCAAAGGTATGGAAATTGAGGGTACTGTTAAGCCCGTTACTGGTATTCTTAGTATGATTAACAATGGTGATGCTGAGGGTGACGATCTCTTAAGCTTCCCTGTTTCTTGGGATGGTCCTAACAATAATGACTCTGCTCCCGATTCACCTGAGATTGTTGAAGGTGGCGTTGATGGTAGCAAGTGCTTCAAGGTGACTGCTTTTGCAGAGCCTACACAGACTTGGCATTCTCAGTTCTATATCAAGGCTGACGAAGTAATGCCTAAGGGAACTAAGTGGAAGTTGAAGATGGCTATTAAGGCTAGCAAGGAGTCTCATGTTACTACCTCTGCACAGGGTCAGCCCCGTCAATGGAAAGGTGGCATGATCAATGAATTTACCGTAGGCACTGAGTGGACTAACTATGAATGGTCTGGTGAGATTGGTGTTGACGATTTCCAGAGCATTGCCTTTGACTTGAATAATGGTGATGAGCGTAATGCTGATGACAATGGTTGGCTACCAGGTAATGGTGGTACGGAATTCTTCTTTGATAACATTGAGTTCGGTATTGACCTCGGCGGTTCTAACCCCTTGAGCTCTGTAAGCGCAGCTTCAGGTAATGACGTTGTTCGTATTGACCTCGGAGGTACCACTAATATGAAGGAATTGGTGGCTGCTTCTCCTTTGAAGACTTTGGTCTTTGATAATAGTACTGTAACTCTCACTGTTGATGGTGAGCCTTTCGAAGATATTGTTTCTGTTGAGGGTTATAGTGATGGTAATCTTTATATCTTCCTTGAAGAGGATCTCTATGCTGAAAATAAAGTGAAGGTTGCCTTCACGAATCCTGAGGATGATGCTCATCGTCTGCTCTTCGCTACTGGTAAGTGGGAAGGCGAGGCTGTTCCTGATTTCAGCGGAATGGAAGCTCCTTTCGATGTTGAGCTGGCTAATGCTGGTTATGTATCTTATCTGTATGGTGAGCCTGAGATGGTAAAGATTGATCCAGAGAATGGTTCATTCAACCTGTCTAACGATGTAAAGGCATTCACTGTTACCTTCAACCAGCCTGTATTGGTTTCTTCTGTTGTGGCTAAGTTGGGTTCTGAGGCTCTGACTGCTTCTGGTGACGATGAGTACTCAAAGGTTATTACCCTGACTCGTACTTCTGATGCTGCTTTGACAGGCGCTGTGAAACTTGTTATCTCTGCAGCAGAAGGTAAGGCTGGTGATGCTTTCGGTTTGGCAAACGATATCGTAGTTAATTATAGCTATGGTCCTGTTTCTCTTGATGGTGATGATCAGCCTGCAGTTATCTATACTTCTAACTTCGCACGTGAAGGTGTCGACGCTAATGGTGCTGGTTGGTATGTAAATGCAGGTACTGCTTTGCAGCCTGCAGGCTCTGATTCTGGTTGCCGTATTATGCACGATCAGGGTGCATTCTCTAATGACCTCGTATACATTGCCCAGCGTGATGCTGCCAAAGGTGGTGTGGCTGTTTATGGTATCGACGATGATTATAAGCTGGCTCTTGAGGCTGGTAAGACATACCACGTCACATTGAAGGCTTGCCGTCATGACAGAACTGATGTTGCTTTGCGTGTTCAGGTTCTTCCAGAGGCAGCTGTAAGTACTGAGGATGGTAGTTTGATTGATTCTGAAGCTATTTTGGCTGAGGACTTCCAGGCAATTACTCCTGAGAAGAGTTCTAAGCTGGCTGTTAACTTTGACCTTGCCGTTACTCCTTCTGAGGCTGGTAATTTCGTGATTCGTCTGGTTCCAAGTAAGGAGAATGGTTCTTTTGCTGGATACGATGACCCTGTTTGCTTCGGTGACGTTAAGGTTGAATACATTCCTAACGTAATGGGTATTGTTGAGACCAAGGCCCTGCAGACTGCTCTTGCTGATGCTAAGAATACACGCGATACTAATAATGGTGAGCGTTATGCCGGTGAGGCCTTCACTGCTCTGGATAACCTGGTTAAGGAGGTTGAGGCTAATATGGGTTCTTACTATGCTCCTTCTACTTATGCTAAGAAGACCGAGGAACTTAACGAAACTGCAAAGGCTCTGACAGACCACGTTGCACTTTGCGACGAGTACGACAAGTTGCCTCAGCAGGCATTCGACCTCTGGGTAGAGAAGAAAGAGTCTAAGTTCATTGATACTGAGTACTTCAAGAATCTGGTTACTATTGTAAATAAGTACTGTACTTATGGTGATGAAACCACATTCAATGAGGAGACTCAGGAAGAGGTTACCACACTTGTTCTGAAGGATTTCGTTAAGTACTATACAACTGCTGAACTGAACGCTGCTAAGAAGGAACTGTCTGACGTAATCACCATGGCTAGCAAGTGGCTCACTGAAGGTCCTTCAACCAAGGGCTGGAACCAGATTACCACTGGTTATGCTGCACTCCACGAGCGTATCCGTCGCGGTGTTGAGTTGCTGAAGAGCCTTGGTGTTGCTGACGATGATCCTCTGATTGTACAGGCTGATGCTGAGCTTGGCGATAACGACGAGATTGCTGATGCTATTGCATTCCGCGCTAAGTCAATTATCCTGGAAGACCTGGCTAAGGGCGCAGAATCTACACTGTTTGCTCCTGCCGGTGATGAGGGTGAAACTCCTTCTTATGACCTGAGTGTATTCTTCAAGAACCCCAACTGCTACGGACCTGCTAACTCTACAGAGGTTCCCGGTTGGACCAGTGCAGCTGGTAACGGCTTCGCATGGAGTTCTTGGGATGGTGCACAGAACCACAGCGCTAACACTCCTTATCCTGAGGATTGTGATATTCACGCAGGTTGGCACCCCAATCCTTATGCAATCGTAGAACAGACTGTTTCTGAACTGCCTGCAGGTACCTATGTTGTTACTGTTAAGTGTAATGACAACGGCAATTCTTGGAATGCAGCTACTGACGAAAATCCTGGAAGTGGAACATGTGCTTTCGTAAGAACATCTGCTAATCCTGCTATTGAATCTGGTGCAGAGGTTGACCGTGAGACGGATTTCGCTGCTTATCTTACTGGTAGTGGTGATTTCGGCGGAGAAGATGGAATTACAATTGAGGATGGTCAGCTGACTGTTGGCTTCTACTATGGTAGTACTTCTCAGGCATTCTTCGAGGAGATCACATCTGTGAAACTGATTGCTCCTCTTGCTGGTCATGACTACAAGAATGACAAGGAGACCAGCATCGAGACAGCCGCTGCTCCTTCAGTACGTTCTATCCTGGTTTATGACTTGAATGGACGCCGCGTCATCAAGGCTAACAAGGGTCTGCAGATTGTGAAGAAGCAGATGAGCGATGGTTCAGTACGTGTTGAGAAGGTTGTGAAGTAATTCTTCGATACAATTCATATCAAGGAGGTGTGCTAGAAATAGCGCACCTCTTTTTGTGTTTGTAGCATATATGCAACAAATAGAAACAGATAAGAAACATACGTAGGTGTTATTTTACAATCTTTTTTGTTACCTTTGCACGCAGTAAAAGAATAAAAACCCAAAACGAATGAAAAAACTGTTACTTACCTTAGCCGCAGCGCTCCTGTTGGGAGCCGGCGCACAAGCGCAAATTAAGAATCCTATGCTTTGGGCCGACGTGCCCGATCCAGATGTCATCCGTGTAGGCGATACTTTCTATCTTGTATCTACCACCATGCATCTGATGCCTGGCGGTCCTATCATGGCATCAAAAGATTTAAAGAACTGGGAGACCGTGGGCTATATCTTCGATAAGCTTACCGACTCGCCCAAGTATGACCTACAGGAAGGAACTGTATATGGTCGCGGACAGTGGGCCACTTCCCTGAAATATCACGATGGGAAATTCTGGGCTCTACTGGCTCCCAATGAGCCAGGTTCTATGGGCGACACGTATATCTTCACGGCAGATAAGGCGGAGGGTCCTTGGACTATCCATTCCCGTTTGCGCCATTTCCATGATGCCACTCTTTTCTTTGACGAGGATGGCACACCCTATGTTTTCTTTGGAACAGGTGAGATGTGTCAGTTGACACGCGACCTGAAAGGTGTTGTGGATGGTTCGCTGCGTCATTATTTCCAGCGTGAGGCCGATGAGCGTGGATTGTTGGAGGGTACACGTGTCATCAAGCACAATGGTACTTATTATGCTCTGCTTATTTCTCATGTCTATGCCCCTGGCCGTCATCGCCGTGAGGTGTGCTACCGCACCAAGGATCTGAATGGCACATGGGAGAA
Proteins encoded:
- a CDS encoding RagB/SusD family nutrient uptake outer membrane protein produces the protein MNIKVYNKWMIGVGCLLMATSVMFSSCADLMETDSELVEYEKDNHLDSPSDSVYSVMGIIYKLQTIADRTVILGEVRGDLTTVQAAASKDLKAVANFTVDTENAYNRISDYYAVINNCNYFLTNVKKDLVRHDRTVFEREYAAVKGFRAWTYLQLAQIYGEVPLVTEPLLTEEAAQNAMNQTPVGIDEICKYFIDDLKPYVDTPVPGYGNIDERPSKKFFIPIRALLGDLCLWAGRYDEAAMYYHDYLALRTSPVTTGTAHAFWDDTDTKEFRLVNDNLSFGGNECLWAIPMEINEFYGIHSELVNIFNSTSLNMQYAQVMPTQQLRDLSASCDYCYIQTKVDGSLDTLYAPRENLTKKEYLGDLRLGALYSNVVTSADRFGRVSNEYQYIYKFSSEEVVLYRANMVYLRYAEALNRAGCPQSAFAVLKYGLYPDMVAKHVDSLEQVKAGTLIDFDVTLFTSENTQGIHSRGSGSAECDTLYRMPMPAAGEAATRQDTINYQIPKIEDMIIKEMALEGAFEGYRYYDLMRVALRRNAPEYLADPISKQNGKADDALRALLMDKKNWYLPRP
- a CDS encoding hybrid sensor histidine kinase/response regulator transcription factor, translating into MKRTILLLLLSVLFSGLSYAQAGYFISSDRFSSSLISDLCQDRQGSVWIGTDYGLNRFDGYRFQTFLHDDKDPSSLSVNVVVSLLNDREGRLWIGTNRGLDRFDHDTETFVHYPFPNNIQPRVSSLCQSKDGSILVGTSGYGIFKLGPSGKLEDVNASRREMYFSRLFEDSRGWVWKSGFDEDIVVYDGKKVTRFKSQVGNPQGFVEHDGEVLVVCLHGFMSYRNGKMGVANIDVSQAVSREAVFTNVSIDEGGNIYIGTRGQGLYRLSSDHSRRLERVAIDAYGIDSNTAKVSSILFDRSGNMWLGCHRKGLLLMPLRPMPFKNWNFLSQGVNLGSTISSVCEGDNGMVWCTVQGVGIYGFNTEGRVVAHPASPDAVEFIFRDRQQRYWVGTDDGLFAYDPVTGRSELKVTYDCDRFNDMTSDSSGRIYISTYSRGFCIYDPQTGDLRNYNFYQNDSVRGRLCNNWIMGMSSDTQGLIWMATSYGVSCYEPSTGSFRSQGWETLLEGVVCFDVCELRGGQLPDGRSLRGFIAIGTEQGLYLYDRRAHQVERFPGSEQLNNKTVCYIVQSNDNNLWCSTSQGIWKYQVNSHNFIGYVGGNGLTQKEFLYGVGMHTDEDRIFFAHSDGLTVFNPKDLKDDIASLAPLQLTGVLVGGRAVTCNTELNGVIVTDKPVSESDHFTLSYLDHTITLGFSQMNFDNPMNVIFEYRVDDGDWIRNPVGVNEFTLSHLQPGTYHIHVRAQQGGEYTPEKEVVLEIRAPWYRTKLAYFIYFAILMSIGIYVFVTYRRRATEQMNEEKMKFLINATHDIRSPLTLIMSPLANLKRRLTGTDQTDALRDIDTIEHNAKRILNLVNQILDVRKIDKQQLQLHCQQTDMVKFVNGICKMYEYNASERNITFRFNHEDERLEAWVDRSQFDKVVTNLLSNAFKYSFDGGTIDVNLSHDDKNLKLQVVDTGVGLDGDSLKHIFDRFYQGTNSYRLHIDGTGIGLNLCKMIVDMHHGTIEARNRQGEKGSVFEVCLPLGKEHLTEQEVVVETVDAQQSPNTQHLTSNKHRVLVVDDDEEICRYISTELGRYYKFTTSPNGKEGIKELLTGEYDVVVSDVMMPEMDGFTMLRMIKTNVNIAHIPVVMLTSKADVANRLEGLERGADAFLAKPFDLEELHMVIENLIQGRQRLKGKYSGAQQQVDKLEQPEVKGNDELLMERIMKAVNKNLSNSDFNVDMLTQEVGISRAQLHRKMKEMTGISTSEFIRNIRLEQAARLLREQKINVTQVAYTVGFSNLAHFSTIFRKHFGIAPSEYAEKNGEVDA